Part of the Synechococcus sp. HK01-R genome is shown below.
AGCTGCTGCGGGAATGGCCTCCCGGTTATGGCGGCGTCGAGCGGGTCGCCCATGAGCTGGCCAGCGTCTGGGGCGGCACGGTGTACAGCTTTGATGCTCAGGGGTTGGCGCAGCGGCAACAGGATGCCCTGCCGGTCACCTACCGGCGCCAGCGCCTGGCCTGCACCGTTCCGCTTGGGCGGCTGCGGCTCCCCTTGCCCTCGCGGGCCCTGTGGCGCCTGCTGCGCGACCCCCAGCCGCTCCATGGCCATCTGCCCTCGCCTGGGGTGCTTTTGGTGTTGCTGCTGGCTCGGCTGCTCCGCCGCCGCCGCCGCGTGACGGCCCACTGGCACAGCTTTCTCGATCCCGATCCCAGCCTGAACGGGGTTCTTTTTGAGCTCTATCAACGCCTGGCCCTCTGGGGCCTTCCCCTCTTGTCGGCGGTGGTCACCACCTCACCGCTGCTGGCCCAGGAGTTGGTGCGCTGCGGCTGTCGCCCTGAGCGGGTGCAGGTGCTGCCCTGCTGCCTCAGCGCTGCGCAGGAGGCCCTGGCCTTGGCGCTTCCGCCGCGGACGCCTCGGCAAGGCGATCCCCTGCGCCTGATCTTCATCGGCCGCCTCGACAGTTACAAACGGCTGGATTGGTTGCTCGAGGCCCTGGCCACGCTCCAGACCCCCTGGCAGCTGGCGGTGGTGGGCGATGGCCCTCAGCGTTTGGCCCTGGAGGCCCTCAGCCAGGCGCTGGTGGCGGCGTCAGCCTGGGGCTGCGTGCGGTTTCACGGTCGCTTGCCTGAGGCTGCCAAGCAGCGCGAGCTTGCGGCGGCTGAGGTGCTGGTGT
Proteins encoded:
- a CDS encoding glycosyltransferase family 4 protein, whose protein sequence is MILQLLREWPPGYGGVERVAHELASVWGGTVYSFDAQGLAQRQQDALPVTYRRQRLACTVPLGRLRLPLPSRALWRLLRDPQPLHGHLPSPGVLLVLLLARLLRRRRRVTAHWHSFLDPDPSLNGVLFELYQRLALWGLPLLSAVVTTSPLLAQELVRCGCRPERVQVLPCCLSAAQEALALALPPRTPRQGDPLRLIFIGRLDSYKRLDWLLEALATLQTPWQLAVVGDGPQRLALEALSQALVAASAWGCVRFHGRLPEAAKQRELAAAEVLVLPSDRCHEAFGIVQLEAMAAGIPALAFQLPRSGMGWVGQLPDLDWPQTPEALPAVLQRLAASPGLRARLSVQARERYQRLFARCIWEPQLQRLYPAADATG